A region from the Osmerus eperlanus chromosome 11, fOsmEpe2.1, whole genome shotgun sequence genome encodes:
- the LOC134029072 gene encoding retinol-binding protein 2-like, with amino-acid sequence MISNYIFNYCPLLIVCPADIDFATRKIAAHLSQTKVIVQNGDKFETKTLSTFRNYEVNFVVGEEFEETTKGLDNRVVKTLVTWDGDKLVCVQKGEKENRGWKHWIEGDLLHQEITCQDKVCRQVFKKKQ; translated from the exons ATGATTTCTAATTACATCTTTAACTATTGCCCCCTATTGATTGTCTGTCCTGCAGACATTGACTTTGCCACCAGGAAAATTGCAGCTCAC CTGAGCCAGACCAAGGTGATTGTCCAGAACGGAGACAAATTCGAGACCAAGACCCTAAGCACCTTCCGGAACTACGAAGTTAACTTTGTAGTAGGGGAGGAGTTTGAGGAGACCACTAAGGGCCTGGACAACAGAGTGGTCAAG acatTGGTGACCTGGGATGGAGACAAGCTGGTGTGTGtccagaagggagagaaggaaaaccGTGGTTGGAAGCACTGGATTGAGGGGGACCTACTGcaccag GAAATCACCTGTCAAGATAAAGTCTGTCGCCAAGTATTCaagaaaaaacaataa